The sequence AGATCGGCAGCTTCGTCGCCAAGGCCTATCACAAGGAATACGCCGACCCCTGGACCAAGATCACGGACAAGGCAGGCGTCCGTATCACCGTCCAACACAAAGGCTTCCTCAACAAAGCTCTCGAGGTCGTCAAGGACAACCTGACACTGGTCGAGGACCCCCAGGACTATCGAGAAAAGGAGGATGCCGAGGGCCAGTACACGCTGCAGTACCCCCGTCTGCACGTCCAAGCCCTCGCTGCCAGCGACCTCAGGGACGGCGACGGCCGACCCTACGAGTGCGAGATCCAAATCCGCACCGAAGCAACCGACTTGTGGGCCCGCATGTCCCACCGGCTGCTCTACAAAACAGGCACCACCAGCGTGCCCCGCGATGTCAGTAGGTCGCTGTACCGTTTGATCGCCCTGGTCGAACTGTACGACCTCGAGGTCGAACGGGGGGTAGACGTCTTGGCACAGCACCCTGACTTCACCCGCACCAACCGACTCCTGGCCGAAGCAGAGTTCCTGTACCGCACGTTCACCGAGCACGAGTACCGGCGTGACCTGTCCGAAGACATCGTCGACGTCCTGATCGAAACCGTCGAGCACGAGAAGGACTACCCCAACAAGTTAGCCCAGTTCGCCGAGCAGTACCGCCAGCAGCTCGAACAGGCCTATCGCGAATACGGCCCCACCAGCGAACTCTTCTTAGCCCACGGCCGCTACATACTGGCCAGCCAGCCGGAAAGCCTGATCATCTTCGAGCGTCTCACCACCGCCAAGATGCTGTTGCGAGGTGTCTGGGATGACGAATTGCCTAAGACCCTGCTCAGCGACATGGCAGAGATCTGGAGCGTCCACCTGTGACCCGACCGCCGCAGCCCGAACCGTCCGCTGTCGTGGCCGCCACCGCCATGTTCGTCGAGGTCCTCGTCGTCGGTATTGGATTCCTCACCAGCCTGGGCATCCTGGCCGCCGCCGTCGCGGGCCCCGGCAACAGCCGCCGGCTGGCCCTGGTGGCAGACACCCCCCTCGCAGCTGGCGCAGCCCTCGCTTTAGCCTACGCTCTGGGCATTCTCATCGACCGCGCCGCCGACACCGCCCTCACCACCGTACGCCGCCGCCTGCGCAGCCAGTCCTTCCCCACGTCTGCCGCCTACGCCCAGGCACGCCTCAAGATCTCTGAGATGCCCGAGCTGGCAGCCCTGGCCGACTACGCACGCTCCCGTCTGAGGGTTTGCCGTGGCTGGATCCTCAACAGCATCATGCTTACCCTGGCCATCGATCTCGCATTGTGGCGGTATTCCGTCGAGGACCGGCCCTTGCTCGTGGCTACGGCGACCGTCTTGGGAACCTTGGCTGCTCTCGGCTTCTACCTGTCGTGGCATGCCATTACTGCCACCGGTTACCGCAAGCTGGCCGCGCAGACCACACCAGCTCCTGCGTCAGCTCTGCCCGCCCAGCCTCCGGCACCCGCGCTGGAGGCTCCCTGACCGCGGGCTGGAATCCCGGCCTCACACGCCAAGTGCGGGACGGGCGGCTGTGGCGGTGGGGGAGAGCTGACAGAATCGGATGACGCCCACGCCATCGGCCGGCCGCGCAACGCCCGGAGACCTCATGAAACCGCCCATGCCCCTGGCGTCCGACCAGCAGCCGCTGACTGTCCGGGACCTGCCCGGACTGGGGCTGAAGCTCTCGTCGCGCCGCAGGCGGCACAAGCCGCTCCCGCTGCATGAGGATCAGGAGGAAGCCCTCCGTAGGATCCTCAAGCACCTGGACCGGCCAGGGACTCGCGGCCTGTACGTGGCAGCGACCGGCACCGGCAAAACACTCGTCGCCAGCCGTGCCGCTCACCAGCTCGCGCATCGTCTGCTGTTCGTCGTCCCCACCCTGGACCTGGCCGCGCAAAGTGCCCTCAGTCTGCGCCGCGACGGCCACCACGAACCTCTCGTCATCGTCTCCTCCATGGACGTGGCTGCCCACGACGCTCTGAGCGCGCAACACATCGCTTCCGTCACCGACTACCGCCTCCTGGCCTCTCTGCTTGCCGCCGTCGGTACCGGGCGCGACGCCCTGCCCGGTCTGACGGTGGTGAGCACCTACGATTCCTTGGACAAGATCGCAGAGACCCAGAACACGAAGTACGCGGTCCCTGCCTTCGATCTGGCGGTCATGGATGAGGCGCACAGGATCGCGGGCCGGGCGGACAAGAAGTGGGCTGTGGTCAACGACGGGAAGCGGATCCTGACCGACCGCCGCCTCTACATGACCGCCACTCCTCGTATCTTCGGCGCCCCCGAGCTGGCGGAGTCGGCCGACACGACCCGCCCGCGCCGTCGGCGCCCGGCAGGCCCGGAGGCGGACGCGTTCGCCAACTCCATGGACAACGAGCAGGTGTACGGGAAGAAGGTCTTCGAGTACCCGCTGGCTCAGGCGGTCGAAGACGGCCGGGCGGCGGACTACCGCATCGTGGTGCCCACCCTTACCGACGCCGACCTGCGCCGCCGGCTGAACCTGCCCGCTCCCGGCATCACGGCCCCTGGCGACATCACCGGCGACGGGGGAGACGGCGCGCTGCGCACCACCGCCCTGCACCTGGCCGTGCTGCGCGCCATGGCCGAGCACGGCCTGCAGAAGGTCCTGGTCTACTTCAACCTCGTTTCCGACGCGCGCCGCTTCGCCCACGAGCTGCCCCACACCCTGCGCCTGCTAGGCAAGACCGACCCCCAGCTATGCCCGGACATCGCCCCGGAGCTGTTTTTCGTCCACGGCGAGCACACCCCAGAACAGCGCGCCGGTATCTTCGGCGACTTTCGCTCTGCCCAGTGCGCGATCCTGGCCAACTCCCGCCTGATCGCCGAGGGCATCGACATTCCCAGCGTCTCCGCGATCGTCTTCGCGGACCCCACCCGCAGCGTCATCCGCTGCGTCCAGGCCCTCGGCCGGGCCCTGCGCCTGGACGTGTCCGGCAAGACCGCCTCCCTGATCGTTCCCGTCTACGTTCCGCCTGGCGCCGACCCCGAGGACATCCTGGGCACCGCGTACGAGCCGGTGTGGGCGATCGCCTCCGCACTGGCCAGCCACGACCACCGCATCCTCGAACGCCTTCCCGACAAGGCCAACCGCCTCCCCAGGGAGACCAGCGAGGTCATCCAGCGCCGCTGGCACTTTGATTTCACCGTCCACCCCGAGCGCATCGCCCGTGCCATGGACCTGACCTGCTTCGACCCCCGCGGCACGGCCCTCTCCCGCTCCCGCCGCCTCGGACTGGCCGCCGCCCAGTCCTACCGTGACGAACACGGCCACCTCGACGTCCCCGCCGACTACACCGACCCCACCGGCTACACCCTCGGCACCTTCATCACCACCATGCGCGACGCCGCGAAAGCCGGCCGCCTCGAGGCCGACTGGATCGCCGAACTCGACGCGCTGGGCATGATCTGGGACAAGCACGACGCCGCCTGGCGCTCCCGCCTCGTCGCCGCCGCCGACTACCACCATGCCCACGGTCACCTCGCCGCGCCCGCCACCACCCCCGTCGGCGCCTGGCTCGCCGAACAACGCCACCTCGCCGCCAAGAACGAACTCGACACCGCCCGCGCCGAGGCCCTCACCGCCCTTGCCCACGACTGGCGCCTGCCCCACGGTGCTGACTGGCACCGCAAATACCACCTGCTGCGCGCCCACCTCGCCACCGGCGCCGACCCCGCCGCCCTCACCCGCGACACCCAGCTCGCCGGCGTGAAGATCGGCTCCTGGCTGCACCGCCAACTCACCACCTGGCCCACCCTCACCCCCGGCCAGCAGCAACTGATGACCGCCCTTAGCCTCACGCCCGACAGCAACCCCCTCGCCCCCACAAGCCGCGCCCGCCGCACCTTCGCCCAGACCGTCCAGCTCCTGGAGCTCTTCCTGCACCGCGAAGGCCGCGCTCCCGCCGCCCGCGAGGGCATCCGCGTCGACGGTGACACCGTCAAGATCGGCGCCTGGCTGGCCAAGGCCCGCCACCGGCACCGCTCCGGCCAGCTCCCCGAAGCGGACGCACGCCTGGTCGCCGCCTTGTTTGACGGGGACTGGACGAGCGAGGACGCCGTCCCCGCCGTCCTGGCGTAGACGCCCACCGTTGGCTATGCGAGCCCACCAAGACGCGTCCGGTCTCAGAGGTGGGCCCGTGGTGGCGCAGGTCAGCGTTTGACGCGGTTCCGGACGGCCAGGACTGCCAGACCCAGGAGGACAGGTTCGGCCACGCGGGAGGCCATCTCGATGTAGGTGCCGCTGGTGGTCAGGTCCTGGCCGGAGGAGCGGAACACTACCGAGTTGAGGGTCACGTTTAGGGACTTCTCGAAACGCTCGCCGGTGAACCTGTCCCCGGTGGGGTTCTGCGGGTCGGTCGTGTTGATCTCGAAGGTGACCTTGCCTCCGCCGGGCGGCACAGTGCCGGCCACTTCCTGCTTCGGGGAGTCGTTCGGAAGGCCGAAGCCCATCAGCAGCACGATGGTGACGAGCATGGCGGCAGCGAGCCAGCCCAGGGCGCGCAAGGCGCGCAGGCCGTAACCGGAGAGCAGCCAGTACCCCCACAGCAGGAAGCGTTCGCTGGGCGGGGTTCCGGTGCGGTCGTGACGGCGCATCTCCATCTCGCCGTAGTAAAAGTCGGCGGCGTACGGGGCCGGATGGGGCTGGTCGGCGTTTCGCGCGCGCCAGTGGTGCTCCTCGGCCAAGGTGCGTCGGCGGGTCCAGCGGGAGAGCCGTATGGGGGGCTGGAGGCGGGTGGGGGTGAGGGCGAAGACGCAACGGCCTTCCAGGCGGAGCTGGTCGAGGTGGAAGGCTCCAGAGAACAGGCAATCGCTCAGATCGACGTCGGTCAGGACCAAGTGCATGGCATCCACCCCGCGCACCGAGGTCACTCGCACTCCGCTCTCTGTACCTTCCAAGAGGCTCTCATCGGCCACCGTATCCATGACCGCGAAGGGGGCGGGATGAGCGGTGACCGCCACGGGCGAAGACAAGACCGCATCGCTGAGATCCACGATCGTATAGCGCAAACGCAGGGTGGCTGTCGACTCCCACCGGGTC is a genomic window of Streptomyces griseochromogenes containing:
- a CDS encoding DEAD/DEAH box helicase is translated as MPLASDQQPLTVRDLPGLGLKLSSRRRRHKPLPLHEDQEEALRRILKHLDRPGTRGLYVAATGTGKTLVASRAAHQLAHRLLFVVPTLDLAAQSALSLRRDGHHEPLVIVSSMDVAAHDALSAQHIASVTDYRLLASLLAAVGTGRDALPGLTVVSTYDSLDKIAETQNTKYAVPAFDLAVMDEAHRIAGRADKKWAVVNDGKRILTDRRLYMTATPRIFGAPELAESADTTRPRRRRPAGPEADAFANSMDNEQVYGKKVFEYPLAQAVEDGRAADYRIVVPTLTDADLRRRLNLPAPGITAPGDITGDGGDGALRTTALHLAVLRAMAEHGLQKVLVYFNLVSDARRFAHELPHTLRLLGKTDPQLCPDIAPELFFVHGEHTPEQRAGIFGDFRSAQCAILANSRLIAEGIDIPSVSAIVFADPTRSVIRCVQALGRALRLDVSGKTASLIVPVYVPPGADPEDILGTAYEPVWAIASALASHDHRILERLPDKANRLPRETSEVIQRRWHFDFTVHPERIARAMDLTCFDPRGTALSRSRRLGLAAAQSYRDEHGHLDVPADYTDPTGYTLGTFITTMRDAAKAGRLEADWIAELDALGMIWDKHDAAWRSRLVAAADYHHAHGHLAAPATTPVGAWLAEQRHLAAKNELDTARAEALTALAHDWRLPHGADWHRKYHLLRAHLATGADPAALTRDTQLAGVKIGSWLHRQLTTWPTLTPGQQQLMTALSLTPDSNPLAPTSRARRTFAQTVQLLELFLHREGRAPAAREGIRVDGDTVKIGAWLAKARHRHRSGQLPEADARLVAALFDGDWTSEDAVPAVLA